In a genomic window of Mucilaginibacter sp. KACC 22063:
- a CDS encoding NUDIX domain-containing protein: MHHPTHNPWKITGEKAVYDNPWISLTEYQVINPAGNPGIYGKVHFKNLAIGVLPLDEELNTYLVGQYRFTIDQYSWEMPEGGGPHEHEPLDSAKRELLEETGLKAKYWTELQRIHLSNSVSDEFGIVYLARGLEQFEPEPEETEQLIVHKVPFKQVYRMVCNGEITDSLTVAAVLRVQLLILENRLP; encoded by the coding sequence ATGCATCATCCTACCCATAACCCGTGGAAAATAACCGGCGAAAAAGCAGTTTATGACAACCCGTGGATCAGTTTAACCGAATATCAGGTCATTAATCCGGCAGGAAACCCAGGCATTTATGGTAAGGTGCATTTTAAAAACCTGGCTATTGGTGTTCTACCGCTTGATGAAGAGCTAAACACCTACCTAGTTGGGCAGTACCGTTTTACTATTGACCAGTACAGCTGGGAAATGCCCGAAGGCGGCGGCCCGCATGAGCATGAACCGCTTGACTCGGCCAAGCGCGAACTGCTGGAGGAAACAGGACTTAAAGCCAAATACTGGACGGAGTTGCAGCGTATCCATTTATCCAATTCCGTAAGTGATGAGTTTGGCATTGTTTACCTGGCACGCGGGCTGGAACAGTTTGAACCCGAACCGGAAGAAACCGAGCAACTAATCGTACACAAAGTCCCGTTTAAACAGGTTTACCGTATGGTTTGCAACGGCGAAATCACCGACTCGCTTACCGTAGCAGCAGTGTTACGTGTACAGCTGTTGATACTGGAAAACCGCCTGCCGTAA